ACGTAACTTATAtacttttacactttaaaataactttctttaaTAATGCAAACAACCAAGCCCAGCATCACATTTTCAGTACACTCTTGTGGAAAAATTATGAACTACTATtccagttttattataaatagaagaTGTTTACAGGAACCCCCAACTGATCCAATGTACACTGTGATCAAGATCCAATGGTCTCCCCTACAATCTATATTCACACAGATAATTTTATCATTATCATACTGTGTATCTGTTCTTTTaactacattttaacaaatttgttctgatttttaaaatatgtctagccacatatacaattttattttataataattcaaaattgttaatcTATGTATAAACACATCAGAACTTGGATGTACCTTGAACCGATCTTCAAGAGTGAAGACATCAAAAGTCAGTTGCCTCTCGAGAGCAAGAAGTTCAACACGATGGAGAGGGCTTGGAGGAGGACAATGAAAAGTGGCGTTTGAAAATCCTAAGGTATattgaacaaataataaaatatagagttgTATTATTGTGAGAAACTGTTtcacaatatttcatttataatgatgacatgtaattttaaaccCAGAAAACTCCCTGTTAGTTATAGTAGTAGTATTGATTGCTTAGTTAGAGGATCAACAGTTTAATCACCTTACTTAAGTAATGACAGGTACTCTTTAAGGCTTTAAAGAACTAAAGCTCTTGAGAATAAAGAAGTCAAAGTCttgtttaaaatgattttcaaaatgttaaaaaacaaatactgcaCAATCTGAGATAACCATGTTGGATAATtgctacttttttatttatccattttATTCCAACGTCAAAAATCACCATTATTTTTTACGAAGTGGAAAAGCACTAGCCCAGGAGCAGAACTTGAACTGGTCACCATTTGATTATTAATCCGGTGTGCTAATCTCTGTTGTCTCTTATTAATACTGCTTTCAAGTAACTAACCTTTCTGGTCATTAATGTGAATCAAAAACGTCTACCAACAATCAATAAAACATGCTcaaatttaaagcaataattttatttgtgttagttTTGTTTCTGAAAATCTTAAGCAATGAATTTCGCTGCAAAAGTAAGAGAAGGAAGAAGCTTTCAATGTTGTGCATTCTCCATTGATGACGAAAATTCAAGGCTCCCTGTCACTTTGAAGAATGGACAAAATGGCAACTGCCCAAATTCTCCTTCATCTAAATTCAAACATAATTAGTCACTTTTTCATATCTCTTATTCTGCTCTAATTTACTTTGTGTTATTTTCCAGTTAATCGCAATATGTCCAGACAAGCGGTTGCTTGACTTGCTGAAGGACAACAACAAACTGCTGTACATGGTTTACAAGGGGCTGTCTGAGTATTTAGAGATGAAACGTTCCGTGTTCCCACGCCTCTACTTCCTCAGTGATGATGAACTGCTGGAGATACTGTCACAAGGTCGCAACCCACTAGCCGTTCAACCCCATCTGCGCAAGTGTTTTGAAAACATTGCACGAGTGAGTAACTGTCACCATACATGAGATGTCAACTAGACATCTTAAGAGTCCTTTATCTGAACCACACCACCAGATCCATGACAGTAATGTGAGTAAGAGGTCTTAAAAGATAAACAGAAATGGAAAGAACCACCCCAACCCCAATACTAGATTTCCACCTTGAGGTTCTTAGTAGACTAAATTTCACTTTCACACCGTTTTCATAGAGTTCAGTTAACTCTAAATGCCTTCTCCAACTGGTTTTAATTGATCAGGTGTTTGAAAAAACTGCTAATTTGTTAGTTATATGCAGTTGGCTGGCCAGAGCCTGTCTGTTTGAATTTTGACTTTAGTAAGAAGTTAATTACTCAATCAGAAGTTATGCAAAATGACAGGACTACAGGATCCCTAGAAAGGAATGTCAAGAGCTTAACAGGAATTCTGTCTACTTAAGCCTATTGATAACGTTTATTCAGTCTAGGATCGTTTAGCACTTTATCAGGATATTCCAAAGCAAGTACTTTGTGGCATGTGACCGCCAATGTGATCGGGTTGGTCAGTGTGTAGGATGTAGTCGGCCGACCTTTGGTCGAGAATTGAGACGGGCCACAATCAGGCCGTTTGGTCGGTGGACAGGTTTGGGCTAGAACGAATTTGTGATGAGGGAGTGAATAGACATGCACGCTGACCGACACAGTgagtttagtaataatttaaatataataatccaggcacataattttgttcaaaatttggCCCCAAATAAATTATGGCGTGCTTAGAGGGTTGGACAGGGATTTACAGGGTTGTGGGAACGGAGAATATGGGCAGCATGCGTTGGGTATTGACggtagttttatgttttaattaatgggTCATCTAATTATGGGCAATTATTAGTTAAGGGTTATTAATCAAAAGCTGGCTGGAGGATTGTTCCAAAATAATCACTGATCCGGACCTTTGGGGGAATATAATAAGGATTTGTGGTGGGATCACCACTTTGTTTTTTTAACCGCTATTGGAAAATAGGTTTCAcacaatgatattaaaataatctacCCTTGTTACTACTTTTGAAAAATTGAGAAGAATTAAACtctattataacataaaatagtgTTGAAGTTTTCATAGAATTGCTACATCATAGCTGTCTTTTCAAAATCTACTTTTCAAGATCATCACAACAAAAGAATTCAGCCTAATACTTTAGATACCAAACTAGACCATTTTGCTTATGTATGAACGTACAAATGCTCTATTGGCCAATCTATTAACctgtacaaaagtaaaaaaaactgtttaaatttactgaaaatcaAACTGTTTAAGATATAGATCAATCAATGTTCACTAACatattacgtttttttatttctgaCTGATTTCGGAAATGTGTTTAGCTGAAATTTGAGGAGGATCTTCGAATCACCAAGATGATCTCAGGGGAAGGAGAAAGTGTGGATCTGATCCCAGACATGTATCCTAAAGGCAGTGTTGAAGTGTGGCTTCTTCAGGCAAGTTTTTCAcagagttataaaattttttttacagattgTCAAGTATAACTTAAATCCTTCAAATAGAACACAATTCTTAATAGTCTACATATTTGTGacaaaaaataatgataagaACCCCTTTTTGTATGTATAGAGTGAAGTGATTAAAACGTAGCAACTTCATAGTAGACACTACAGTGTAGTGTGATAGCTTTATCTCAAAACTGGAGTGATAAAAACACGCGCTAACACTCCGTAGTTGCAACTACcctattctataaaaattggaGATACAACTACGGGTAGATACAACTCTAGTGTAGATGCAGCTACTTTTCATGTTCAGGACTTGTTTCCCCCACTCCGCACTCTTCCAGTCTGCAGCGGTGAAGTGCGGCGCAGGCCATACAGACAACTCACGTGCCGTTCTGAGTCGTGTTCCTGTTACCACTCGTGTTCTCTTGCTTATCCTGTTTATAGGTATCATGACATCATCTGAAGATGAAGGAGACGTTGATAAGAAATTGGTTGCGGATAGGGagctatttgtaaaaatattatcagaaaataCTGTGTTGTTGGAAAAGTCAAGGGTTCCCAAAGTCTTATTAGAAAAGAAGAAAGCGTGGGAAACCTTGTGTTCTACGTATTCCCAAACTACAGGAAATGAAGTAAAATGCTACTCAAATGAACAAAATGCtccaaaatatgaaaacaaaaataaaaaagaaatctgaTGTGAAAgctacaggaaataaaaaaattaaactacgtgAGTGGGAAAAAATGCTTTTGGCATTATTGGGTGAGGCTGAAAAAACCcagtttttacaaaaagtacCAGGCAGTTTTGCAGCTGGAGCATGTCAGTCAACTTCAGTAGAAGCGACAAGAAATGACAGCAGTGACGAGTGGAAAAACTTAGCTGCAGCCGCAATCGCAATAACTACCCAACCTCATGAATCTGAACCTGAGAAAAAAGTTGAGAACTCAAGCTGACAACTCGTATACAAGGCCCGCAAACAAAAAACTATTGGCATACGAAACAGGTGAAACAAAAGATTTGAATACGCCGCAACTACAGAGACTTGTTCTCTTGCAACAGTTTAGAATTAcagaaaattcaaattgaaaaagaaaaaattgagttACAAAAGTTGAAAGGAGGAACAGTTGAGAAAGAAACTCAAATTGATGACTATTCATTTAATCTGATGTTTAATATGTAACTTAGCGGTTAGTTAAACCCAACTCCAGTTACCCAATAATAAACTATCCTtatcctacaaaaaaaaaaaaaaaaaaaaaaaaaaaaaaaaaattttatagctTACATGGCATGAATGCACCACGTACGTTATGTGCATGCCTGCCAACAGTGTTCATTGAGCTGTGGGTTATGTCAAAGGCCCTGCACATTTGTACTAGGCctatggttttatttgtatttgtatggttgtattttaatctaggttttcaaaaaagtctctttactttttaacaatttttattttttggtacaatttacttacatttaaataaaacccaGCATTTCATTCCGCTTCTGTTCGCCACGTTGTTTTGTTGCTTGGTTTTTCGAACACTTCTTCGCCTCCTTCATCCTCGTTACACCCATCTTCATTCGCGTcgtcttcaaaatttaaaggatCTCTGAGGTGTTTAGCTACATTGTGCAGCACAGTACAGGTGACAATTACTTTTGGTACTCTGTCTAGAGACAATCTAACACAGTTGCCAAGTATCGGGAATCTCTTCTTTAACTGTCCGAACACCCTTTCTATCACCACCCTTTCCTTTGCATGAACACGATTAAATCGACGCTGAATATCGGTTTGAGGAGGTTTGAACGGGGTGATTAACCAAGGAGAAATACCATAGCCAGAGTCACCAAGTAAACACGCAGCACCGTCATAACGAGAAATAATATCCCGAACAGGACTCCTTCTCCATATTCTAGAATCGTGCACTGATCCTGGCCACTCTGCAGCAACGCTAGTGAACCTTTCTTGACTGTCACATGTTGCTTGCACGTTGATGCTGGGGTAACCCTTCCGGTTTATATACTCATCACCGAACattgatggtttttttatttcgatatgcGTGCAATCTAATGCACCTACAACAGTTggtaaatcaaaatttctttgcCACATCaactttgcattatttatttcttgtactgtAGAAGGAAAATGTATCCAGTTGTCTGCGTTTTCCAAAATACAGTTCATCACATAATTAATGTTCTTACAAACTGTCGAACGGTCCACTCCAATATCTTCTGCTACACCACTTTGAAACCCCGGATCAGCTGTATAACGAAGAAAAATCTCCAATCGTTGTCTTGGAGTGAGTGCTTTCCCCCGAGTTTCGTCACTAGGCGGTAGAAATTGTTCTGCTAAAAATGTCTATATTCTCACTTTCAAACCGCATCAGCTCCTTGCACTTAGTCAATACTCTTCTTTCACCGTACACTCTTCTTTCCCGTACTTGCATAAACATCGCCATTAAAAGTCACGCAAGACATAAAAGTGAAGTGTGCCTATCTACAGActccaaaataatggagatatatcTATAGGTAGGTAGATGTAACTATACTTTAATCACACCAAAAGTGAAGTTACAACTTCTATTCTAGAAAAGTTAAGATACAACTACAGGGGGTAGTTCTAGCttctttttaatcacattaagtGAAGCTCTAACTATAAAATACTGAAGTGGGTAGCAATAACTACTTTTTAATCCACTCCACTTATTTACTAACAAACTTTATAAGTGTTGTGCAATTACTACTATCTTTTAAGTGATCACAAAATCCTAGAATTGgcatttaaaaattcacttaaatggAAAATTCCTTTTGGGCCCATTTTACGTAACTGTAAAAATCTgtgaaagaagaaaaaaatacactgcaaaataaataatgttgtatatcATTTTTGTGTGTATAAATGTAGAATGAAGATTACTCTGTGACAAAAAAAGTTATGTGctaagtttttgtatatttatttgaatttttatgtttttaacaaccTGCAGATAATGCTTGGATCCTAATCGAATATTATATACAGCAATTTTCTTCTGAATGTAGTAgtgaaacaaacaatataaatttgtatagtttatttcttaaaaatactttcttaaaaaaaattaaatctaaaagcTGAAAAAATGTGTAGTAACTATGATCCTTATTTTTATCAAGTCCCTTCACAGCCAATTATAgaactgcaaaataaaaataaacttctacctaaatttatgaatttattaccaaatgtattgtttttatgttaaatcttTTTACGAggatttataaaggaaaaatacCTGTATAAAAAAAGATGAAATCTATGGCCAAATTATGAATTTATACTAAAAACATATTGAACTTTATGTTAATGTGGTTAGTTTATTAACCACTGACCGTTAAGGAAAAATCACTGATTTTAGTGCTGCCCACCCAGAACACTTTACTGGTGGTTAGTTATTTAAACCACTGACCTATAAAGGgttaaatgtatagtaaaggTTAGATGGTAAACACTGTATTTTAGATCTTATACTTTAGTATTTGATAACAAATGTTAAGACTACATTAACAATTTTCCGGTTCACAACATGACGAAAACATTATTAacactattaaatttacaaatatttaagctTTAATATGGAAAGACATCTTTAAGTAAAACAGATCTTAAACTAAAACTTTGATTAGTGTTGGCTGAAGAATCAATCAATCCATCCAAAACCACACATAtcaattttagcagaagacatGAACAAATACCAGATATTCCCAATATTTTCAACAGAACAAAAGACAAAACTACTGGGGcttacaatagacaatagacaatagacaatagacaatgtaACTTTATTTGCAACAATCATAGAGAATGGCATTAGCGTCAAAAATATAACATCAcattataagaacaaatattagttgtgtgcaatattattacatgtttatgtcaaaagttctccaagataaaaattcatttatggaATAGAATGGGTGTTTCAACAGCCAGgtctttaatgttttctttatgttttcttgggACTTGATGTCAGCAGGCAGGCAGTTGAACAACTTCACTCCCATATAGGATGGCTTTTCTTCAAATTGAGCAGAATGGTGTTGGGGAAGAGCGGAAGTCTGCAGCATAGCGAGTGTTGTGTTGGTGTACGTCACGGCCACGGGTGAAGTTATTCTCATGGGCATAAGttattacactgagtatatagAGTGATACTACAGTTAGAATTGAGTGATCAACAAAAGCAGCTCTACAACTGTCTCTAGACTGCAACCCAGCTAGTGTTCGTATGCACTTCTTTTGTAAGATTAGGGTTCTTTGTATATTTGACGAACTAGATATACCCCAAACTAAAATACCATACCGAAGATGTTGTTTCAAAAAGTGCATAATAAAGCAGTTTTTGCCGTCTGCACATCACTAATTGTCTTTATTCTTCGGATTACATAAAGTCCAGAACTTAGCTTCCTGCAGAGACTGTCAACATGAGAGGTCCAATTAAGACTTGTGTCAATTATAACACCTAGATACTTGGCAGCTTCTACTCTATCTATGTTAGGTAGAGTTCCCGCTTCAAAGCTTTCGTCTTCCCATTATTAAATGTTGcgattttgtttcatttagtaCCAGGCTGTTCTGATGGCAGTACTGAGTGGCTACATTCAGTGCTATGTACGTTGACACTTCAAGTGGCTCTGTTTCcttgttacttaataaaagcacAGTATCATCCGCGTACATAATAGTGGTAGCAAATTCTTGCAGATACTTAGGCAGGTCAtttgtaaaaagtacaaataaaacagGCCCCaatacagagccttgaggtacgcCTCTCAGAGTTTGTTAGCAGGCTAGATCTCACCGAACGAGTCATACCATTGTCCGAATGAACCAGCTGAACCAAGTTGTTGTCTATCAGTCAAATAGCTGTCAAACCAACTTCGCTGAAATTCCAGAAATTCCAAGAGCTTTCAGTTTTGTTAGGAGTTGTTTATGATCAAggctgtcaaatgctttactaaaGTCTAATAAAACAGATGCACAGGTAATTGCCATTTTCAAGTTGATCAATAATGTGTTCTATTAGACTAACTATAGCGGTTGATGTAGAACGTCCTTTGATAAAACCATGTTGCTGActagttagtaaattattttccagGAGGTGAGTAACAAGACGAGTCAGGGccaccttttcaaaaactttagatattgttgaTATCAGCGATATTGGTCGATAATTACTAGCATCAGAGGTGCTACCCTGCTTGAAAAGGGGAATAACCTTCGCCAATTTAAGCCTTGTTGGAAACCTCCCTTCTGCGAATGATCGGTTTATCAATAGAGTTATTGGGTCCGTCAGTTCCATTACACAAAATTTCAGCAGCTTCGAAGATACCAAGTCAATTCCataagaacattttgtttttaaagaagatatgatCTTTATTACTTCGTCTGAAGTGGTAGGAAAAGAGTGTTAAGGGTGGACCATTATTCTGAGCAGGTACAAGTAGGGGTGGTTTTGGATTAGCCTCTAGAGCCTTGTCTGCTGCTGTAACAAACCTAGAATTTAGGTAATCAGCGATCTGGGTAGAGTCAGTAATTTTCCCTAATAACCGGATCCATTAATTCCTTCGGactatgtgatatttttgttttcctttcattATTTACTACTGCCCATAAGGCCTTTGACTTATTTTCTGCATGAAGAATTTTGTCTGTTACTTCTTTACGCCTTAAACTCTTTAAGTCTTAAATCATAGGCTTTCTTTTTAGAGGCAGTGTCTTGCTTATGAAGTCAATTGACCAGTAGTGTTGTATACAATCTGtgcttgtaaaaaaactttacgtAGTCTTTCAGCCTCAgcatctgttatttttatttctcctttTTCCTTTTACTCTAGATTTTTTTAGTGGGGCAAGCAGAATTTATTATCATTCCCAAGGTGTTACTAAACAAATTGTAGGCTGTGTCTGCTATCTGTAGCAGTAATCAGATCTTCCCATGATTcttgttgtagttttattttaatgtccctCATGTTCCTTTCAGAAAATTGTCGTTTTTCAGTCATCTGGGCTGTTGGTTTTACTTGCTGGTGGTGTAGCGTACAGAGCTGTGCCGTATGGTCAGAGATCCCCTCATTCCAAAACTTCCACTGTTATTGTTTCATCTTCTACATTAGTACACACACAATCTATTGATGATTGTGAAAAAGGTGTTATGCGAGTGGATGGAAGAGAAATTCTGAACATACCACAGCTTCTCATTATATCCTCCAACAGCATGTTGTCTCTGTTAACGTTTAGGCAGTCTATGTTGATGTCCCCCATAACAATTATCGGACACCTCCATATCGGTACCACTTGTATGCATTGAGATATAATCTCAAGGGATTCCTCTAGGTTGCCT
This portion of the Homalodisca vitripennis isolate AUS2020 unplaced genomic scaffold, UT_GWSS_2.1 ScUCBcl_9575;HRSCAF=18107, whole genome shotgun sequence genome encodes:
- the LOC124374678 gene encoding putative nuclease HARBI1 produces the protein MNCILENADNWIHFPSTVQEINNAKLMWQRNFDLPTVVGALDCTHIEIKKPSMFGDEYINRKGYPSINVQATCDSQERFTSVAAEWPGSVHDSRIWRRSPVRDIISRYDGAACLLGDSGYGISPWLITPFKPPQTDIQRRFNRVHAKERVVIERVFGQLKKRFPILGNCVRLSLDRVPKVIVTCTVLHNVAKHLRDPLNFEDDANEDGCNEDEGGEEVFEKPSNKTTWRTEAE